From Rhopalosiphum padi isolate XX-2018 chromosome 2, ASM2088224v1, whole genome shotgun sequence:
AACTTATCATGGACAATGCCATGCAGGATTAGCTAATAATTGatagaataatttttgtatctgtgtttttattcttaaatgtgTAGCACTACCAGGTTTGGAGAATTAGCTACTGTTATTCTAAAAGGTATTTTATTTGCAGGCACTATTATAATGGCATGCAACACCGACATAACTAATTACAGGCCAATGTTATGGTGTATATCTCCTGATGAATATGCATTTAGTTCCAATTTTAgtgaaagatattttattactgaTTTGGATATATGTCCATTATCACTGGAAAATATAGGACcaaatttattgatatacaatGATCCAAGTTCACCACAACCGCCACTAATTGTTCGTCAACAGTTTGAAAATCGCCAAGAATATATAACTTTAGCTCcacaagtaatttttttttttaaatcgtttttgcttttatacaatatttttttcttataataggGTTTAGAAGTTTTTGAAATGCTTCGACCTTATGATACTCTCTGTGAATTATTAGCCAACAGCCAAAGTTCAGAAACAGATGctatcaaaacatattttaaaaattttacagaTAACCAAGCATGTGTTACATGTCTTACAATTATTTGTGatcaatcattaaaaaatataaaggtttgttgttttatttatatttatattattttttttgaataattagttaaatttatgtatgtttCTTTAATCAGATCAAAGAATATGCAACTCAGGCATTTTTTATTCATGGTGGCGAGCCTAAGTTGGTAACTGAAAATCTACACGAATCACTTCATGAATTAACTAAAATTTCTCAAAATAATAGTAAGAAACATGTGtttacagttaatattttatttatattatcataaatgttttaattttaattttttctatttattcatatttgttaaaaaaattaagttatgatatgacacaaatttaaaattattagtaattgttTCATAACTACTAATGAGTATAATTCTATCTTTTATTTCtgtcaatattttatagtgattgttgttttaatatttttttgatataaaatgtaaataattataattaattgagtATGAGGatatacttttattgatattatatttctatgaaCATTTATTGTTTAACTAAGGAATTCGAtacaattgattatattttataaaacattttcaggTTTTAGATCAAATAATTTTGCTACATCGCCGTCTATGCccacttttataaaaaatcagaCAAACATAACAAACTTACCATTTGAATCCACTAGTGTTCATTATTCTTCAAAACACAATGGATTATATTTGTTCGTTAGTCGTTTACTGAGACCTCTTTGGAACATTAAAGCTGTTTTAATGGAAACCACTGATGGGAAaacttatgtaatatataaattaccaatttgaatgaataaaaattaaattcataacagTTCAATTTTCATTTGTAGATTGTCAATACAGTGTCTCCAGACGATTGTTCATTTATTGCAAACCATTTACAAACTTTGTACTCTTTCATGAATAATTACTCAAAAATGTTGGCGAACTATACCAAAGCGCCATTGGATGCGTCTAGGCGTACAGCTATGCACGATGCACATCAATCTGAATCAAAATCTATagaatgtttgaaaaaattagtTGTTCGTAGTGCTGAAGTGTTCAATTTGTGGAAATTACTCAGTGaacatcaattttatattatagcaaaTAAATTAAGTGATGTAAGGAAATTAGAAAAGTTGActtattttgttgatttttaatgatttcttttatatttttatgttaataatttataatatttaaactatatttaaccctattaatatcataattaaaatattttgattttgattttagcAAGAACAGCGTATATTGGAAAATGTTACTTTTAAAGAGTTGATTCTTGTACATCAAGAGATTTGTCAAACTTTAGTACAAAAACTATTAGACACGTGAGTATAGACAAGGCAGGATTAAGACATTTTCTGCTATTAATTTCTCAATTATTAACTACTAAACACAATACTACTgctaataaagtattttattctaatataaaaaaaaaaattttgttacattttgtgatttataatagattaaaatatgttataggtaATAGTGTAAAgcgttatatacttttaaaactgGTGTCTTTCTACTCACCTTCAATCCTAATttgagtatgaaaaataatttgaattgtatatttttagatatttaagtgAAAGTTCATCTGTAGAATCAATCAGTACTAAATTACGACAAGTCTGTCCGTCCATTTACCATTCTGAAGATGCTGCTTGTGCAAAGgtatgcaatatttaaaaatgaaatatcttttttttaatacagtaCAAGTTAGacccaaaaattaaatcaaatagatattaaaatattttacctcaaTATGTTGTCTCCATTTTActcagttattttttatatcaaagttAATTGACATATtcttatctaatattaaaaataacaggaTAAAATTAATCATGGTTCATACACATTTATAGAGAATGAAGGGTTCTTAAATAACAAtagagaataaaattaaatataaattattaaaaaattaagatacatattatcaaaacctttatgcatatttaattgtaactattaaaaatattcaattattttatctattcaatttttttaggcTTCAGAAATGATTAAATTAGCGCGATCCACAGTTAATGAGGATGAGCGTAAACGAATCCTATACCAATCTCTTATggtaactatttattaaataaactgttattacttttaatgaaatgtttgtatattttgtctGTCATTTGGTTAAATTAGGTGTTGAAAGAAGTAGCACCAAAGTTTAATTTATCGTCAGTTtgtttacaatatacaaattgCGCATATATGGAAGGAGTATATCAAATGTGTAGAGAGTGTGCTAAAAAGATTGATCCAAAGAACTTGGGTAGTCATTATTTTGCTAACAATATGGTATTAGACAGAGATGCACCAGGTTATGGTGCCTACATGCTCAGGTAATGTAATCtaagtttatttatacttaaatcattgtgaataacttatttaaattatttaaaatctttatttatattattgtaacagtAATGCTTAAAAGACTTTACTTTCacatgttaatttatatatttttatgaattcagATTAGATATTTACAAAGAAATAAGCGCAAGTTTAGATTATTTATACTCAATAATGGTTAAAAATCCATCTGTAATTATACCAACTCGACCAAATCTAATACCCGGAATTCTAGAAAATTCTGCATTGACTTCTGAACAATCTTCTAATTtggtattaattttacttttttttacttgaagatcattttgaataaatgtatatatgtataaatatataatattgatgtaatTGCTACTAACAGGTTtctgaattaataaaattgtgtatttccTGTGATGATGAAATCATGCATACCGTAGTGTATAGATGGATGAtagacaaaaaattaataaaagaaacaaTTGAAATGGGAAATCATAGTTTGGAAAAGTTTTTATTGTCTCAGTCCAAATctgataacaacaataattatatcaaagaTGTACTGTGTAGATATTATGAGTATAATGGAAATTATTATGAAGCAGCTGAAGTTTTAGCATCATTGGCTAAGACACCcgggtaattataattattttaattataaagacttaaaatattaaatcaaccgTAATGTTTGTGTATCAGAAGTGGCTTAACTTTAAGTGATCGTCTTATGTATTTGGGCCGGGCGATGGCATGCTTGCGGAGTAAAAAGTTGAGTATACCAGCTATGAATGTTACCAGTCTCAGAGACATTGAAGACTTGTTACAAGTAGCTGAAATACAGAAAATGGTTAGTTCCTTAAtctaaagttttatttatttattgtctttGTTAATTCTTGAATACTTAATTTTT
This genomic window contains:
- the LOC132920502 gene encoding nuclear pore complex protein Nup155-like; this translates as MDSTMNVSRSVDTMSMINQSISIKDSLDLSGKMLDRFFAADDSFPTLLEKMQITKSSQSVSGCTEYDYPKEGLGMPSITPLKSRHKIPLPGALLEQWNDAQNFHRKLGIFPEINRVWVTIDQEFFLWDYSEGTDLSYFDGMNSTIFSVALVQPKPNVFQPHIKYLLVIATGLNIAILGVTFKKVPSVDGKTIEQLELTNDTIYEVPTEGVIISKIVGTNKGRIFLASEDGNLFEIDYWKDLGWFSISNGRRCKKICHSANTLSYILPSFLTYSITEPSAIIEIAVDNTRHILYTLAENNSIELYDLGSDGKSTSRIVSLSHSNLEHQVSKLLRTIEIAQMTILSSIKIIEETESPNIHLLVVSKSGFRLYFSTGAMTSSNTRPYTLQLVHIRLPPGYNRVIGESKPSSVQHVLYNRGTIIMACNTDITNYRPMLWCISPDEYAFSSNFSERYFITDLDICPLSLENIGPNLLIYNDPSSPQPPLIVRQQFENRQEYITLAPQGLEVFEMLRPYDTLCELLANSQSSETDAIKTYFKNFTDNQACVTCLTIICDQSLKNIKIKEYATQAFFIHGGEPKLVTENLHESLHELTKISQNNSFRSNNFATSPSMPTFIKNQTNITNLPFESTSVHYSSKHNGLYLFVSRLLRPLWNIKAVLMETTDGKTYIVNTVSPDDCSFIANHLQTLYSFMNNYSKMLANYTKAPLDASRRTAMHDAHQSESKSIECLKKLVVRSAEVFNLWKLLSEHQFYIIANKLSDQEQRILENVTFKELILVHQEICQTLVQKLLDTYLSESSSVESISTKLRQVCPSIYHSEDAACAKASEMIKLARSTVNEDERKRILYQSLMVLKEVAPKFNLSSVCLQYTNCAYMEGVYQMCRECAKKIDPKNLGSHYFANNMVLDRDAPGYGAYMLRLDIYKEISASLDYLYSIMVKNPSVIIPTRPNLIPGILENSALTSEQSSNLVSELIKLCISCDDEIMHTVVYRWMIDKKLIKETIEMGNHSLEKFLLSQSKSDNNNNYIKDVLCRYYEYNGNYYEAAEVLASLAKTPGSGLTLSDRLMYLGRAMACLRSKKLSIPAMNVTSLRDIEDLLQVAEIQKMILDLLSSSQIDGKADVIEKLNSCLFILGELYSNFAEPYGLWEAQLAILQLSNHDDRELVNQIWENILLKVVEDCGDIDEHNKMTIALEKIKSLASSHPINSSTFDLEYVTTMLEYLNCNLGGDLESVYTTMLTIGAPIESLVAIYKKIYSTNDPRWQKTSELHVLEVIMSLARYYLQNVDLWPSGMQRRSIAVNLLDLLVICQNMLYSRFAHSPLIEGVIAIKNELDNIIKN